A single region of the Triplophysa dalaica isolate WHDGS20190420 chromosome 15, ASM1584641v1, whole genome shotgun sequence genome encodes:
- the htr1d gene encoding 5-hydroxytryptamine receptor 1D yields the protein MDQVNSTDEPLSNVTVSPTTFEQWDDSTLLGLQISISAMLAIVTLASALSNAFVIATIFLTRKLHTPANFLIGSLAVTDLLVSILVMPFSIVYTVSKTWTLGQIVCDIWLSSDITFCTASILHLCVIALDRYWAITDALEYSKRRTVRRAALMVVVVWVISVSISMPPLFWRQAKAQELTECMVNTDQISYTLYSTFGAFYVPTVLLVILYGRIYVAARSRIFKTPATSGKRFTAAQLIQNSTGSSLCSLNSTSNQEGQVHPGGGGGGGSPHFTNSVKVKLADSVLERKRLCAAREKKATKTLGIILGAFIVCWLPFFVFTLVMGICKDCWYHPVLFDVFTWLGYLNSLINPVIYTAFNDDFKQAFHKLTKFKRCY from the coding sequence ATGGATCAGGTCAACAGCACAGATGAGCCCCTCAGCAATGTCACGGTCAGTCCCACGACCTTTGAACAATGGGATGACTCCACACTCCTCGGCCTTCAAATCTCCATCTCTGCAATGTTAGCGATCGTGACTTTAGCCTCCGCTCTGTCCAACGCCTTCGTGATCGCCACCATTTTTCTCACACGCAAGCTTCACACCCCGGCCAACTTTCTCATTGGCTCTCTTGCTGTGACGGACTTGCTAGTGTCCATTTTGGTCATGCCCTTCAGCATCGTGTATACGGTCAGTAAGACTTGGACGTTGGGCCAGATAGTGTGTGATATTTGGCTATCATCTGACATAACTTTTTGCACGGCCTCCATCCTTCACCTGTGTGTGATCGCGTTGGACCGATACTGGGCAATAACCGACGCCTTGGAGTATTCGAAGCGTCGTACCGTACGACGAGCGGCACTGATGGTCGTGGTAGTGTGGGTGATCTCTGTTTCTATCTCAATGCCGCCTCTATTCTGGAGGCAAGCCAAGGCCCAGGAACTTACAGAATGCATGGTCAACACCGACCAGATCTCCTACACGCTGTACTCCACATTTGGCGCCTTTTACGTTCCCACGGTTCTTTTGGTCATCCTTTACGGGCGCATATACGTGGCTGCTCGTTCCAGGATCTTCAAAACGCCAGCGACGAGCGGGAAACGTTTCACGGCTGCTCAGCTTATCCAAAACTCGACGGGCTCCTCGCTTTGTTCCCTGAACTCCACTTCTAATCAGGAGGGACAGGTTCATCCGGGAGGTGGTGGCGGTGGAGGTTCCCCTCACTTCACGAACAGTGTGAAAGTTAAGTTGGCCGATAGCGTCCTGGAAAGAAAGCGTTTGTGCGCTGCTCGGGAAAAGAAGGCAACCAAAACCCTTGGGATTATCTTGGGTGCGTTTATTGTGTGCTGGCTTCCGTTCTTCGTGTTTACGCTGGTGATGGGGATCTGTAAAGACTGCTGGTACCACCCTGTGCTCTTTGATGTCTTCACCTGGCTGGGGTACCTGAACTCGCTCATCAACCCTGTCATTTACACAGCCTTCAACGACGACTTCAAACAAGCCTTCCACAAACTCACAAAGTTTAAAAGATGTTACTGA